A window from Enterocloster bolteae encodes these proteins:
- the cysK gene encoding cysteine synthase A, whose protein sequence is MSKIYKGAIELVGNTPLVEVTNIEKKEQLKARLLVKLEYFNPAGSVKDRVGKAMIEDAERTGRLKPGSVIIEPTSGNTGIGLAAVSAVKGYRMILTMPDTMSVERRNILKAYGAEIVLTPGEKGMSGAIEKAEELAKEIPDSFIPGQFDNPVNPRAHMESTGPEIWQDTDGQVDIFVASVGTGGTLTGTGTYLKEKNPRIKVIAVEPSTSAVLSGGSAGPHKIQGIGAGFIPKVLDTRVYDEIITVDNEAPFATAKMLARTEGLLTGISSGAVLYAGIEVARRPENEGKTIVALLPDSGDRYYSTALFVE, encoded by the coding sequence ATGTCTAAGATTTATAAGGGAGCCATTGAACTGGTAGGCAACACCCCGTTGGTAGAGGTGACCAATATCGAGAAGAAGGAACAGCTGAAAGCGCGTCTTCTTGTGAAGCTGGAGTACTTTAATCCGGCTGGGAGTGTAAAGGACAGAGTTGGGAAGGCCATGATTGAGGACGCGGAACGTACCGGCCGGCTGAAACCGGGTTCCGTTATCATTGAGCCTACCTCAGGCAACACAGGCATTGGTCTGGCCGCTGTCTCGGCAGTCAAGGGTTACAGAATGATACTGACCATGCCGGATACCATGAGCGTGGAGCGCCGCAATATACTGAAGGCATATGGGGCTGAGATTGTGCTCACACCTGGTGAGAAGGGGATGAGCGGTGCCATTGAGAAAGCGGAGGAGCTGGCAAAAGAGATTCCGGACAGTTTCATACCGGGTCAGTTTGATAATCCGGTGAATCCCAGGGCTCATATGGAGAGTACGGGTCCGGAAATTTGGCAGGACACGGACGGACAGGTAGATATATTTGTGGCTTCCGTGGGAACAGGAGGCACCCTTACAGGGACCGGAACATACTTGAAGGAAAAGAATCCCCGCATCAAGGTAATAGCCGTGGAGCCGTCCACATCGGCGGTTCTTTCCGGAGGAAGTGCCGGCCCTCATAAGATTCAGGGAATTGGAGCCGGATTCATACCCAAGGTTCTGGATACCCGCGTATACGATGAAATTATAACAGTGGATAATGAAGCGCCCTTTGCAACAGCAAAGATGCTGGCCAGGACAGAGGGACTTCTTACCGGTATTTCATCGGGGGCTGTACTGTATGCTGGGATTGAGGTTGCCAGGCGGCCTGAGAATGAGGGAAAGACCATTGTCGCACTGCTGCCTGACAGCGGGGACCGGTATTATTCCACGGCTTTGTTTGTGGAGTAG
- a CDS encoding tyrosine-type recombinase/integrase, with translation MAKRIITDNMIKDYCGEMHQNEMSSGTIKKYFYYLNLFRKYADGKPVSKELVIVWKDTLREQFSPVTANSALAALNGFFKWFGWEDCTVRLIKVKHRMFCSGQRELSREEYIRLVNVARGEGNERLSLLLQTVCSTGIRISELSFITVNAVDKQVAEVDCKGKIRTVFLTNGLCRLLKAYARKRNIISGMIFVTRSGKPMDRSNIWREMKQISHKAGVNPDKVFPHNLRHLFARVYYSQEKDLVRLADILGHSSVNTTRIYTMESGENHLRQLEKMNLLIDRYNRIPLLL, from the coding sequence ATGGCTAAGAGAATAATCACAGACAATATGATAAAGGACTATTGCGGGGAGATGCATCAGAATGAAATGAGCAGCGGCACCATTAAGAAATATTTTTATTATTTGAACCTGTTCAGGAAATATGCCGATGGAAAGCCGGTGAGTAAGGAATTGGTGATTGTGTGGAAAGATACGTTAAGGGAACAGTTTTCACCGGTTACAGCCAACAGCGCCCTTGCGGCACTGAACGGCTTCTTTAAGTGGTTTGGCTGGGAGGACTGCACGGTACGGCTCATAAAAGTAAAGCATAGGATGTTCTGTTCCGGGCAGAGGGAGCTTTCACGGGAGGAATATATACGGCTTGTGAACGTTGCCCGCGGTGAGGGGAATGAGAGACTTAGCCTGCTGCTGCAGACCGTATGCTCCACCGGAATCCGTATATCCGAGCTGAGCTTCATTACAGTGAATGCGGTGGATAAGCAGGTTGCGGAGGTGGACTGCAAGGGAAAGATAAGAACCGTATTCCTGACCAACGGATTGTGCAGGCTTCTTAAGGCATATGCAAGGAAGAGAAACATTATATCCGGTATGATATTCGTCACACGCAGCGGAAAGCCCATGGACCGGAGTAACATATGGAGGGAGATGAAACAAATCAGCCATAAGGCAGGGGTTAATCCGGACAAGGTATTCCCTCATAATCTCAGGCATTTGTTTGCAAGGGTGTATTACAGCCAGGAAAAGGATTTGGTAAGGCTGGCAGACATACTTGGACACAGCAGTGTCAACACAACCAGAATTTATACAATGGAAAGCGGGGAGAATCACCTGAGACAACTGGAGAAAATGAATCTGCTGATAGACAGATACAACAGAATCCCCCTTTTGTTGTAA